In Monodelphis domestica isolate mMonDom1 chromosome 3, mMonDom1.pri, whole genome shotgun sequence, the following proteins share a genomic window:
- the MICOS13 gene encoding MICOS complex subunit MIC13, with product MAPRLWPFFGFLVKTGIAGGSVYLVYDLGLLGSSSQGQAALRRAQESVPEALNRYSALFSKQTGIHIEIPSVPHINISLRDSWNSGINSLMSSLSAAPSAIQKYSNEGWNYLKGMK from the exons ATGGCTCCCCGCCTGTGGCCCTTTTTCGG GTTTTTGGTAAAGACTGGCATAGCGGGTGGATCTGTATACCTCGTTTATGATCTAGGGCTGCTGGGGTCAAGTTCCCAGGGTCAAGCTGCCTTACGGAGGGCTCAGGAGTCAGTCCCAGAAGCCTTAAACCGTTACTCAGCCTTGTTTTCGAAGCAGACAGGCATCCATATAGAG aTTCCATCCGTTCCACATATCAACATTTCCCTCCGAGACAGCTGGAACTCAG GCATCAACAGCTTGATGTCTTCACTGTCTGCCGCTCCCTCAGCAATCCAGAAGTATAGTAATGAGGGCTGGAACTACCTGAAGGGCATGAAGTGA
- the RPL36 gene encoding 60S ribosomal protein L36, whose amino-acid sequence MAIRYPMAVGLNKGHKVTKNVSKPRHCRRRGRLTKHTKFVRDMIREVCGFAPYERRAMELLKVSKDKRALKFIKKRVGTHIRAKRKREELSNVLAAMRKAAAKKD is encoded by the exons ATGGCCATCCGCTATCCCATGGCCGTGGGCCTTAATAAGGGCCACAAAGTTACCAAGAACGTTTCGAAGCCGCGACACTGCCGCCGCCGTGGG CGCTTGACCAAGCACACCAAGTTTGTGAGAGATATGATCCGTGAGGTATGTGGATTTGCTCCTTATGAGAGACGGGCCATGGAATTGTTAAAGGTCTCCAAGGATAAGCGAGCTCTTAAGTTCATCAAAAAAAGG GTAGGAACTCACATCCGggccaagaggaagagagaggagctcAGCAATGTCCTAGCTGCCATGAGGAAGGCTGCTGCCAAGAAGGACTAA